The following DNA comes from Lentibacillus sp. Marseille-P4043.
TGTATTGTTGCTTTTCGTTTAATTCCTGAATAACCTCGTCATTTACATCGACAAAAGTTGTATGATAATTTGCTTGATAAAGGAGGGAACCAATAAAACCCCGACCAATATTTCCTGCGCCAAAATGTACTGCTTCCATTTTAGTTCACCTCATCAAAAAGGCTTATGATTTCTTCTTTTGATTTTGCTTCCACTATTTTTTGGATATTCTCTTCCTCTGAACATACGATCGCAATTTTGGAAAGAACGTCTAAATGTTCATCCCCTTTTCCTGCGATACCAATCAGTACTTTGACAATATTTCCTCCACCAAAATCAACACCATCAGGTACAGTTACCACACTAAGGCCTGTTTCCTTAACAGCATCCTTCGCATCTTCTGTACCATGTGGTATCGCAACATTGTTCCCCATAAAAGTTGAAGTCAATTCTTCTCTTTCTAACATTTTTTCCACATAGGCTGCTTCTGTATATCCATTATTCACCAGTATCTCTCCGGTATAACGAATTGCCTCTTCCTTATTACGAAACGCTACATTTAAATGAATATTATCTGTTGATAGAATTTCTTTTGTCATGTCATGTTGCACTCCTTACCATAAATTTTTTTCCTGTAAAAAAGTCTGAAATTGCTTCGACAGAAATTGTTTGATTTGTGTTTCATCGCCCGTTTCGAACAATTTCACACTTTCTTGATCTTGAATTAGTATGCCACTTAGAAAACTAAGGACTTCTAATACTTCCTGTTGTGTAGTTTCTGGCGCAAGCATCAATAATAGTCTATCCATCTCCATTCTTTTTCCGTCCATGCCCTGAACGGATAATGGATGCTGTAGTGGATAGATTGTGAAGCTTGGATACGTTACATTGTTTGAACGAGTATGAAAAAGCGCAAGCGAACTATCTGGAATTCCTAGTCCGCTTAGCTGTTCTCGCTGCAATAACTTCCTTACAATCTCCTCTTCATTTTCTACCCACTGCTTTTCAGCCAAATCCTTGCAAATCAAACGTAAAATACTGGGCAATGATCTTTTTTCCATAATTTGCTTTACATAAAATGAAGTAAGTAAATATAAAATGATTTTCGAATAACTTTGGATAGCTTCCAGTTTTAAAATAAAATCAGAAGCCTGCTTATCCTCCGGTCCCGTTTCTGCTTGTAACCTGCTGCCTTTCGCTTTAAGAACAAGCTTTTTCTGTTGAATTACCTTTTTTATGCGATGAAGCTCTGCTTGTGACAAAATTGGTGATGTTAAAATATAGTCACCTGCGAAATCCTTTAAAGGGATCGTTGACACCACGATATCATAAATTTCAGGATTAAGATGATTCAAATCGAAAAGGGATTTATTTTCCACATGTTTAATTTCCGGAAATTGCTGGGTTAATTTTGTGGCAAGTATTTTTGCTGTTCCAATCCCACTCGAACAAATAATTAATGCCCGTAAGTCCACTTCCTCTTCCTTATCCAATAATGCAGCAGCAAAGTGCAGAACGAGATAGCCAATTTCGTCATCTTGGAATGTCACGTCTGCAAATGCCTTATTAACTCCCTCCTGTATGTCACGGAAAAGCTCAGGGTAGTTTTTTCTAATTTCGTTAATTAGCGGATTCGTTATATTCATTCCTTGTTTAAGTCGATAAATCGCTGGTTTCAAATGTGCGACTAATCCATTCAACAACGAATCATTTTCTACTAAATCGACTTTTAGAAGTGAACTGACATACTGGATCAATTCTTTTGCTTTAAAGGCAATTTTCAAACTGGAGTCTTCAATTTCATAGTTGTTGTCAACCCGCAATTTAGCTCCCATTAAATGCATTGTAATATAGCCAATTTCATCATCCGGAATGTCCATGGAAAGGGATACTTCTAGATCTTGAATTATCTTTTTGGCGATCTCATATTCCTTTGTTCCTTCGATTTGCCTCATAAATACCTGATCAAACGCAATCTTATCTCCCTTGTTCAGGCGTTCAATTGCTAGTGCAAGATGAACAACTAAACCAATATAAGCATTATCAGCTAGTTCATGCGGCAATTCATCCCTTACTTGTTCTACTTTTTCTTCAATTTTATTTAATGTTTCCAAATTAACTAAACCTAACAACCGATTGGAAATCGAATTTAATTGGTGTATCGATTTCTTTTGGATGTTTTCTTTTAAAAGCGAAATATATTCAAAGGGATCCACATACTTGGTAATTAACTTACTAATGGCAGCACGTTTATCCGCTTCATTTCCCTCGACTTTTACCCCATATCCTCTTTTTCTTACGATGTCGAGGTGAAAGTTGGCTAACTCATCCGCTATTTGATCCAAATCATTGCTTATCGTAGCATTAGTCACTTTCAATTCATTTGCAAGAGTGAACAGTTTTATTGGTTCCTTTGTTCCAAGAAGTGTTGATAAAATAATTGCCTGCCGTTCTTCAGAAGTAAAGTCAGATGGCGCAGCACTGGAAAGCCTTCGTTCCAATTGCTGCTTGTTATTTTCATCGCCAATTATACGTAGACCAATACCTGATTTCTTTCTTAGCTCCAGGTTGTGATCAAAAGCTATTTTTTCAATATTTTTCAAGTCCCGGTGAATCGTTCGTTCACTGACTTCAAGATTGCTGGCAATTTCTTTAACGGTAACTTCTTCTTCTGCATGTAACAAAAGCTCGATAATCTTTCGTTCACGTCCGGAAATATACAAGCTGTTCACCACCTTGCCATATGGACTTTTTATTTCAAACGATCTACTAACTCATCGTATTTAGGACTGTTCAAGAAATTTTCCACTGAAATATGTTCAGCTTGTGGAAGTTTAACTTTAGCACGATCAGTCAAGTCTTTATGGGTGATAACAATATCTGCATCATCAGGCAAATTATTTATTGCTGTATTTGTCACAAACACATCAATATCAGCTTTTTTAAACTTGTTCTTTAATAACGATGCGCCCATTGCACTTGAACCCATACCTGCATCACAGGCAAAAATCACTTTATTAATTTCATCTTGACTTTTACTTTCAACTTCTTGTTCGTTGTCTACTTCCTCATTCTGGTTTAGTGTTCCTGCTACAGAACTTTTCTTTCCTTTCATTTCTTCCATTTTATCAGTAGCAGTTGATAAATCCTCATCTTCCGCCTTACTTGTTTTCAAAATGAATGATGCAATAAGGAATGTAACAACAGTAGCAACAAGTACACCTAAAATCACACCAATATAATTTCCCTGCGGTGTCATAGCCAGCACAGCAAAAATACTACCCGGTGATGCCGGTGCTACCAATCCTGCGTCAAATAATGTCAGCGTAAATACCCCACTTACACCACCGGCAATAACGGCCAAAAGTAAGGCAGGTTTCATTAGCACATACGGGAAGTAAATCTCATGAATACCGCCAAGAAAATGAATAATCGCCGCACCAGGTGCAGAGCTTTTCGATACTCCTTTTCCAAAAATAGAAAATGCAAGCAAGATACCCAATCCAGGACCAGGGTTTGCTTCCAACAAGAATAGAATAGATTTGCCTGCTTCCGCTACTTGCTCCACACCAATTGGACTTAGTATTCCATGGTTAATTGCGTTATTTAAAAATAAAATCTTCGCTGGTTCTATAATAATATTTGCCAACGGTAGTAATCCTGCGTTAATGATTACCTCTACCCCTGAAGCCAATATATTATTCAGAGCTTCAACAACAGGACCTATCAGACTTACAGCAATACCTGCCAAAATTGCACCTAAAATACCAGCTGAGAAATTGTTGTAAAGCATTTCAAATCCGGATTTAACTTTATCCTGAAATACGTCATCGATCTTTTTCATACAATACCCAGCTAGTGGACCCATTATCATGGCCCCTAGGAACATAGGGATGTCTGCACCAACGATAACCCCCATCGTTGCAATCGCACCAACTACTCCGCCTCGTGATTCATGAACCATTCGTCCACCCGTAAACCCGATTAAAAGTGGCAACAAGTAATTAATCATAGGGTCTACTAATGTTGCCAAATTCTCATTTGGGATCCACCCATCTGGGATAAACAAAGCCGTGATAATACCCCAGGCGATAAATGCCCCTATATTCGGCATAATCATACCGCTTAAATAGCTACCAAAGCGCTGAACCTTAGCACGAAAGCCCTTATTAGCCATATAAATTCCTCTTTTCCTTTATGATTTTCAAAATAAAAATTCCGATTCCGTAATTTAATTTTACAGCGCTTACACAATCACGATCAATCTAATCTTAAGACTAATTTGTCAAAGACATTGTTGACATTATTTAAGTGGGACCTGGGGGGCAGGTTCATGTCAAGAAAAGCGCAAACAATCACACTTATTTTGTGTTTTTTCGTGTTACAATAAACGTAGAAATAAGAAAAAGGCATAACTAATAAAGACCGAAGAATACGCCAATATCTTCGGTCAGCAATGGGTCACTCCCTAAATTGAAGGGTGATCTATTTTTATGGTCAAATCTTCACAACAAGTGTGCAAATGCATTTTTTGAACCAGTGCTTATTCTAAGGTTATTCATAATAGTCAACAAAGGTTGCATTTTCCTATATAAGGGTCAAAAACCTTAGAAGAAAGAGTTTAAGAAAATAGCATGAATAGTAGTCAAACCATATTTTCTTTATTTAAAAGATGAATAATGGGTGTAGAGATGATTGCACCTAAATCAAAATAAGTCGAAACTTTACCCAACGTTTTTATACAATTTCCGGCAATCAAGTAAATCCTCACAATAGTTGATTAAATAGGTCATTATTTGCTAGCAAAATAGGAGAAACTTATCTGTTTGGTAGTGTTTTCTTGTCAAATTTACTATATCAAAATAGTCAGTGTCCTCTCATTTATATTTATGAATGACTTTGCATAGAGGGCTATTTAAACAGCCTTAATATCAATACCATCCATAGATAAGTATCTATTTTCACTCTGCGAAAACTACTTTTATTATAATTATTGTACCTTCCTATCCGCATCTATTTTCAAATTATTTGTCGGTGTTCCACTAACATTGTGAATTCCTTCTATTTTATTAGGGATTAATCCTAATAAAAAGAAAGCTATCAATGCAAATCCCGCATAGATCAATGTTGTATTGGATAAAGCACTTGCTTTATCGCCAATAGAAGCAAACAGAGCTACTGCCACTAAAGAAAATGAAGCGCCTATACGTTGTGCAGTATTTTCGATTACAGTATTCGTGAAAGTAATAACATTGATACGATCAGATTTTGCCGTTGAAACTATAACAGCCTTCATTATAGGCTGTGTAAAACTCATTCCAAAACCTACTAGAAGCAGAGAAAAACCAATGTAAACTGAAGAGGTATCTATGTTAGTCATCGCTAGCAATACTAGACCTATAAGGAAAAGGCCAAGTCCTACACCAGTCATTACCCGAGCCGTAAATCTCTTTATAATTTTCCCACTTAATAGAGCCCCACCTGCTGATCCAAGAAAGATCAACATTTGCAATATCCCCACAACTGTAGCAGATTTACCTTGTGCACCTTGCACAAAGAACGTTAATAAATACATGACACCAGAATATCCAATACCCACCAAAACTATTGTTAGAGTAGGTACCCAAAAATTCCTATGTTTTGTATAATTAATATCTAGTAATGGATCCTTTTTCTTTTTTTCAACCACGATTAATACCAGTAGTGCGATAGCGAAAACAGCAAGGGATGGTAGCCATGCACCAGACGAAAATCCATAATTGTTAATAAAAGTTGGTATGGTTAAAAGACCTCCCAATACGATTAATGTTAAGATGATACCTGAAAGATCCAAGGAACCTCGTTTTTTACTTTTAACTGCAGGTACACCAAAAAGAAACAACAAAAATGCCACAACCCCAAAAATCCCTGTAAGTACAAAGGTAAAAGCCCACCCCATAGAATCAACAACGATACCACTTACAAATGGTCCAAATAAAGCTCCCAAAACAGAAAAGGCATAAAAAGCACCCAATGCTTTACCACGTAATTCGCCAACGTAAAATTTGCCGGCATAAGAGACACCTGCAGGAGCCGTAGCAGCACCTGCCATTCCTTGTAAAAAGAGTCCTACAATTAATAGCCAATAGGATATTTGGATTGCTGCTAAAAGTGACCCTAGTATCATACACGTTGCTCCAATAAGAAGAGTAACCTTTAATCCGCGCTCATCCCCCAACCAACCTAATAAAGGTTGAAAACCAGTTAGCCCCAGGGCAAGCCCTAATTGCATCCACACTGCATATCCCGCATTCAACCCAAACTCTTCCAATATATGGGGATAAGCTGGTAAATGTGTAGCTAAACTAAACATGACAAAAAAAGTACCAATACATAGAAAGTAAAATTCTTTAGAAAGTGACTTTCTCTCTCCTGGCAATTTCTCTTCCATTTTCTGTTCCTCCTTTAGTCTAATAGAAAAACCGTAATATATAATTTTTTCACAAAAATGAGGCTAAAATGAAAGTATCATGATTAATCATTTAAAAATAACCGTAAATTATATTTTAAAAAAGATTCTTGAGTATAAATGGGCAGCCTCATAACTGCCCACTTGTATTTAGCCTAAGCCAATAACACATGTTTTTTCATACGTATATTCTAGAACCGTATCCGTACCATACCCGCTACCTTTCGTACCACCAAATGGCAAATCAGCACCTACTATACCATACGTATTAACCCATACATTACCTGCATCTATCTTTTCTACCATACGGTGAGCTTTGCGTAAATCACTCGTCCATACTCCTGCTGCAAGCCCATATTCAGTGTCGTTCGCAATCTGTATCGCTTCTTCCTCGGTATCAAACGGTATAGCTACTGCGACTGGACCAAATATCTCCTCTTGGCAAATAGTCAATTCGTTGCTTTCGGCTTTAAACAAGGTTGGTTCTATCCAATACCCGCCAGAAAATTCAGGTTTATCTGCTAAAAGAACGTCTCCACCGAATCTTCCTCCAAAAACAATTTCTCCTCCTTCATCAAGACCTTTATCAATATAAGAGCGAACTTTATGATACTGTGGTAAGTTAGCAATTGGCCCCATTGAATTTTCCGGGTCTAAGGTGTCACCGTATTTCACTGTTTGTGGATCCGCCATTTTTTCTTTTATCTTGGAGATTGTTTCATCAAATATTGATCGCTGAATAAGAATCCTCGATCCCGCAGCACATATTTGACCTGCATTACGAGTGTATATACCGTTTATTACTCCATTAGATGCATTATCCAGATTTGCATCTTCAAAGACAATATTTGGTGATTTCCCACCCAATTCAAAAATTAAAGATTTAGGAATTTTAGCAGAAGCTCGAGTAATCGCTTCAGCCGTTTTTATTGATCCTGTCAAACTAACCTTATTAACTTGCTTATGGCCTACTAATGGGTCCCCAATTTCACTTCCTAGTCCCGAAATCACATTGATTACTCCAGGTGGGAGAATTTCAGAGAGTATTTCTCCATAACGTAAAGATGCAGCTGTTGCTAGTTCCGATGGTTTAATGATTACTGTGTTTCCAGCAGCAAGTGCATATGCTGCTTTAATTGTGAACGTAAATAATGGTGCATTCCACGGTAGAATCCCCAATACGACGCCATATGGTTTTCTTAACGTATAACCAAAGTTTCCTTCTCCCATTTGCACTGTTTTGCCTTGCCCACCTACGAGAGGAGCGGCACCCGCGGCATCATACCAAAGCTGTTTTAGCACAATGGTGAGATACTGATACTGATCAAGGACCCACCCATTATTTTTTGTCTCAAGTTTTAATAACTCTTCTCCATGTTCGGAAAGCGCATCACCAACACGTCGCAAATAGTCGCTTCGTTCTCGAGCTGAAATGGCTGACCAACTTGGAAATGCATTACTGGCTGCAGTCACAACATCCTCAACATCCTCTTTTGTACTTAGGGGAATTTGTGCCCAAGCCTTACCTGTTGAAGGATCAATACTATCCATTGTTTCCCCATTGGAAGAAGGAATTTGCTTTCCACCTATAATATTATGAAACTGTTTCATACTTTTAATAGTTTCCAAAGTAAGTCCACCCTTCATTCTTTTTATTTAACAAAAGCATATTTTTCACCAATCCAGTGGAGTGCTTTAGCAATTTCTTCATTATAATGTGTAATGGAACCAAGGTAATTTTCAAAATAGCGTGCTCGCTTGAGGTATAAATGGCAATCCATTTCCTCTGTAAAACCGACACCACCGTGGATTTGAATATTATCTGATGCAGCACGAATATAAGCCTCCGTTGCAAAAGTACGCGCGCTATATATGGATGCTTCCCGGTCTTCTTCCTCATTTTCAAGTGACCAACTTGCATAGTAGCTTAAAGATCGAGCCGTTTCTAGTTCAAGTTTCATATCGACAATTGTATGTTTTACAGCCTGAAAACGCCCGATAGGCTGACCAAATTGCTCACGAATTTTTGCATATTCAGTCGACATTTCAACCACTTTTTCCATTCCGCCAACAATCATGGAACTGAGCGCAGCATTGAGGTACAACAACCCTTCCTGTAAAATAGGCCAGCCTTGATGAATTGGGCCAAGGAGCTGCTGTTTTGAAACATTCACATCATCAAATGTTATTTCAGACAGGTGTTGGGTTTCATCCACACATTTTTGCATACGAATTTCCATCTCTTTCGTTTGATCGACAAGTACTAATGAAATTCCTTCCCCTTCAATAGAATCAGAAGTTCGTACAACCAATAAATATGTGTCAGCCGAACCTCCATGCGGTACAAGCTCCTTCACTCCATTTATAACAAATGAATCTCCTTCTTGATTTGTTGAACATGAAATTTCATCAGGTTTGTAACCCTTTTGTGGCTCTAACCAAGCAAGTGTAAAACTTCTTTCACCTGATGCTATTTCCGGTAAATATTTTTCTTTTTGTTCCTTTGTGCCATACTTCTCAAGTAATGGCACAACTAAAGCCATAGTCTCCAAATGAATACCAGGCAATAGTGACCGCCCGATTTCTTCAAAAACAGGTAC
Coding sequences within:
- a CDS encoding BglG family transcription antiterminator; protein product: MNSLYISGRERKIIELLLHAEEEVTVKEIASNLEVSERTIHRDLKNIEKIAFDHNLELRKKSGIGLRIIGDENNKQQLERRLSSAAPSDFTSEERQAIILSTLLGTKEPIKLFTLANELKVTNATISNDLDQIADELANFHLDIVRKRGYGVKVEGNEADKRAAISKLITKYVDPFEYISLLKENIQKKSIHQLNSISNRLLGLVNLETLNKIEEKVEQVRDELPHELADNAYIGLVVHLALAIERLNKGDKIAFDQVFMRQIEGTKEYEIAKKIIQDLEVSLSMDIPDDEIGYITMHLMGAKLRVDNNYEIEDSSLKIAFKAKELIQYVSSLLKVDLVENDSLLNGLVAHLKPAIYRLKQGMNITNPLINEIRKNYPELFRDIQEGVNKAFADVTFQDDEIGYLVLHFAAALLDKEEEVDLRALIICSSGIGTAKILATKLTQQFPEIKHVENKSLFDLNHLNPEIYDIVVSTIPLKDFAGDYILTSPILSQAELHRIKKVIQQKKLVLKAKGSRLQAETGPEDKQASDFILKLEAIQSYSKIILYLLTSFYVKQIMEKRSLPSILRLICKDLAEKQWVENEEEIVRKLLQREQLSGLGIPDSSLALFHTRSNNVTYPSFTIYPLQHPLSVQGMDGKRMEMDRLLLMLAPETTQQEVLEVLSFLSGILIQDQESVKLFETGDETQIKQFLSKQFQTFLQEKNLW
- a CDS encoding PTS sugar transporter subunit IIA — translated: MTKEILSTDNIHLNVAFRNKEEAIRYTGEILVNNGYTEAAYVEKMLEREELTSTFMGNNVAIPHGTEDAKDAVKETGLSVVTVPDGVDFGGGNIVKVLIGIAGKGDEHLDVLSKIAIVCSEEENIQKIVEAKSKEEIISLFDEVN
- a CDS encoding acyl-CoA dehydrogenase family protein gives rise to the protein MDFALNEEQEMFRGYLRKYLDDAGQTDIAREFIQGNTKKLDKTRTGLAELGATAINISEEYGGLGLGSVDLVPVFEEIGRSLLPGIHLETMALVVPLLEKYGTKEQKEKYLPEIASGERSFTLAWLEPQKGYKPDEISCSTNQEGDSFVINGVKELVPHGGSADTYLLVVRTSDSIEGEGISLVLVDQTKEMEIRMQKCVDETQHLSEITFDDVNVSKQQLLGPIHQGWPILQEGLLYLNAALSSMIVGGMEKVVEMSTEYAKIREQFGQPIGRFQAVKHTIVDMKLELETARSLSYYASWSLENEEEDREASIYSARTFATEAYIRAASDNIQIHGGVGFTEEMDCHLYLKRARYFENYLGSITHYNEEIAKALHWIGEKYAFVK
- a CDS encoding PTS mannitol transporter subunit IICB, with the protein product MANKGFRAKVQRFGSYLSGMIMPNIGAFIAWGIITALFIPDGWIPNENLATLVDPMINYLLPLLIGFTGGRMVHESRGGVVGAIATMGVIVGADIPMFLGAMIMGPLAGYCMKKIDDVFQDKVKSGFEMLYNNFSAGILGAILAGIAVSLIGPVVEALNNILASGVEVIINAGLLPLANIIIEPAKILFLNNAINHGILSPIGVEQVAEAGKSILFLLEANPGPGLGILLAFSIFGKGVSKSSAPGAAIIHFLGGIHEIYFPYVLMKPALLLAVIAGGVSGVFTLTLFDAGLVAPASPGSIFAVLAMTPQGNYIGVILGVLVATVVTFLIASFILKTSKAEDEDLSTATDKMEEMKGKKSSVAGTLNQNEEVDNEQEVESKSQDEINKVIFACDAGMGSSAMGASLLKNKFKKADIDVFVTNTAINNLPDDADIVITHKDLTDRAKVKLPQAEHISVENFLNSPKYDELVDRLK
- a CDS encoding aldehyde dehydrogenase family protein is translated as METIKSMKQFHNIIGGKQIPSSNGETMDSIDPSTGKAWAQIPLSTKEDVEDVVTAASNAFPSWSAISARERSDYLRRVGDALSEHGEELLKLETKNNGWVLDQYQYLTIVLKQLWYDAAGAAPLVGGQGKTVQMGEGNFGYTLRKPYGVVLGILPWNAPLFTFTIKAAYALAAGNTVIIKPSELATAASLRYGEILSEILPPGVINVISGLGSEIGDPLVGHKQVNKVSLTGSIKTAEAITRASAKIPKSLIFELGGKSPNIVFEDANLDNASNGVINGIYTRNAGQICAAGSRILIQRSIFDETISKIKEKMADPQTVKYGDTLDPENSMGPIANLPQYHKVRSYIDKGLDEGGEIVFGGRFGGDVLLADKPEFSGGYWIEPTLFKAESNELTICQEEIFGPVAVAIPFDTEEEAIQIANDTEYGLAAGVWTSDLRKAHRMVEKIDAGNVWVNTYGIVGADLPFGGTKGSGYGTDTVLEYTYEKTCVIGLG
- a CDS encoding MFS transporter, producing the protein MEEKLPGERKSLSKEFYFLCIGTFFVMFSLATHLPAYPHILEEFGLNAGYAVWMQLGLALGLTGFQPLLGWLGDERGLKVTLLIGATCMILGSLLAAIQISYWLLIVGLFLQGMAGAATAPAGVSYAGKFYVGELRGKALGAFYAFSVLGALFGPFVSGIVVDSMGWAFTFVLTGIFGVVAFLLFLFGVPAVKSKKRGSLDLSGIILTLIVLGGLLTIPTFINNYGFSSGAWLPSLAVFAIALLVLIVVEKKKKDPLLDINYTKHRNFWVPTLTIVLVGIGYSGVMYLLTFFVQGAQGKSATVVGILQMLIFLGSAGGALLSGKIIKRFTARVMTGVGLGLFLIGLVLLAMTNIDTSSVYIGFSLLLVGFGMSFTQPIMKAVIVSTAKSDRINVITFTNTVIENTAQRIGASFSLVAVALFASIGDKASALSNTTLIYAGFALIAFFLLGLIPNKIEGIHNVSGTPTNNLKIDADRKVQ